A stretch of DNA from Actinomycetota bacterium:
GACCGGAGGGTGCGGCCAGTCGTCATCGACCCCCAGCGGCCGGGACAGGGCACGTCGACCGGTTCGTTCGCGTCGATCTCGGCCTTCGGCAAGGACCCGGCGGCCTGGTTCCAGCTGGCGTGTGCGGGCATGTCGGGCTGGCAGCGGTTC
This window harbors:
- a CDS encoding FAD-dependent oxidoreductase, whose amino-acid sequence is MTGTADSDVVVIGAGILGSSIAIHLVDRRVRPVVIDPQRPGQGTSTGSFASISAFGKDPAAWFQLACAGMSGWQRF